TCTTGGTGCTATTATGTATGAGATGCTTGTTGGTTTTCCCCCTTTCTACTCGGATGAACCTATGTCTACTTGTAGGAAGGTAATaatgtttttccatttttgattaCAGTTCCTCATCAACTATGTTTCTACTTGTTGCTTTCTTGGACATGgccaagtaattttttttttttttttttctgtttgttGCAGATAGTCAACTGGAGAACGTATCTAAAATttcctgaagaggtaaaactaTCCCCAGAAGCGAAAGATCTTATCTGTAAGCTATTATGCAATGTGGAACAAAGGCTTGGAACGAAAGGCGCTGATGAAATAAAGGTTCCTTTTCATCTATCTAATCTGAAAGTTGAAATCTGATTTTGATAAAAGAATTGCAGAGTGAGAAATTCCTGGTGCAATATTTTCAGGCTCACCCATGGTTCCGAGGTATTGAGTGGGACAAGTTGTACCAAATGAAAGCAGCATTTATTCCAGAAGTTAACGATGAGTTGGATACCCAAAATTTCGAGAAGTTTGAAGAGGTGCACTAGACTTTCCTTTTAAACATCTTCAAGCTATGGTTACTCTAATCTCAGCCAGTCGTACTCaaacattattatttttctcatgaTCAATTTACATTGTTGTAGGGTGATAGTCAAGTTGCTACATCAGCCAAATCTGGTCCATGGAGGAAGGTTGGTTTATGACGCTCCTTTATACACATGTTAAACTAATGAAGCACAGCATTTCTTTTAGTTGGTGGTTACTATTGTTTCTCTTTCACATGGTGCTCTGTTATTTTATGTGGTGGTCCATGTTCATGTTTGCTGTCTACTGATAAGTGAGAAAAGTTTGTCGCAGCTTCTGGTAAAATAGTTGAAGCCTTTGTGCAAGTGGTTTTAGTTGTGATGTTGGTCGCACGTAGTATGTTATTAGCTTGCTGTGAATACAACTGTATCCCATTCGCAAGTTTGGGTTGTAGAGAATTTGTAGGGTCAACAGATTAAAGAATTATATCTAGGCTAATACATTCAATCTTCCATGAATTTAACATTCAAACTCTTActgaaattttgttttttaGTAAATTACATTATTGTTAGTGAATATCAGAAACTTTGTTTTATCAAAACAGACTGTCAGTTGCATTGTTAgcgaaataataaaaaaataaaaaataaaaaagaaaaagaaaaaggaaagaagaagtcACTGGCCAAAGCCTGTGACTAAGAAAGCATGATGGCAACTCCTCTACTTAAAGTGCTCCTAAGGTGGCAGTAACataattggaaaattttggatgtCTAGATACTTCTATTTCTTAAATTATGCttgttttttattatataataatgCTTGCTTACGTGTGATATTGCAAGGAAAGTGTTCATGCTTGTGTACCATTTCATTGTTCCTTTTATTGTTGCAGATGCTCTCATCTAAGGATGTCAACTTTATGGGTTACACATACAAAAACTTCGAAATTGTCAACGATCATGAAGTTCCTGGAATTGGTATCAAGCTTCTCCATTTATATTCCAGTTTCATGGGTTCCTTTAGTTTTCTAATAAAATGTGGCAAAAACATAACAGAAATTTGTGCTTGATGCTTATCTTTAGCTTCATGTGATATTTACTAgggggaaatttttctaatgtgGCGTACTCAATTTTAATGGTTCTGATAGGTTTCtgaaatgattttcttttttcagctgAACTGAAGAAGAAGAGCACTAAGCCTAAGAGACCCACTGTCAAATCCCTCTTCAGTATGTTTCTTTATACCCCTTGTCTGTTCATCTGTTTGTAATTTGTTTATAAGTGTCTCTTTACATTGATACAACTGTTTCTGGTTGTTTATTATGCCATGTGACTGTTACCAGAATAGGAAGACATGCTCCTTGTGCTAATTATAAGTATGAAGAGAGAAAAATGTGTAGTAATTGTTGCGTCCTCCCAGTTTCAGATACACTTTGTTGCAGGTGTTCCTTGGATGCCGTTTTGATTTTGAACTAATGATGGATTTTGCATGTAAATGGCAAAAGTCAAGTTATAGATGGTTGCTTGCTTAAATGGACAAGGTTAAAGTCCAAAGAGTAATACTTTCCGGAAAGAGTGCTGTGTGTGTTTATGTTTCCTTCTGGAAAGAGAAGCTGTATCTTGGCTGGGGAGCATATGAAATATAATGATGAATGTACTTGTTTGTTGCCTGAAGTCTTTCACATTTCCTCGTTTCCTTGTCATTTCGCATTTTATTGTTGGCAGGCTGTTTCTTTTGATTGTAGCTATGGAAAGGAAGTTGCTTTCGTACCAAAAGTGAATATCCAAGTAACATGTACCACTTGTGTCTACAAAATGATACATGCTCGTTGAAATTTTCTCCTTTCCTTGTATGTTTTCATGATACTGTTTGAGTCCCATCTTTCTGTTGCAATTTATATATCTAAAAGGTTCGGTACCGTAGACAACTCTGGTTAGTTTACTAGTTTACTAGTTCGGACTACTAAGATTCCTCTACGTATGAAAAGCAATCTGTCGGGGACCCGTCTGATGTGCGCCGCACAATCTTGATAAAGTCTCACCCACAGTCTCCACTGCTGATAGTCTCGATTTGGAATAGCTACTATTAGCATTagttagaggtgtcaaaatggatgatttggacgaatttgaattgGTTAAAATGAataatgggtataaatgagtcaaACTATTTAttcccatttaattagatgggtataaatgggcaAGTCAAAAAATTCTTGTTTGATTCTGTTGTTGTTTCTTTTGCAATGTCTTGTTTGTTAGGCATCTCCAACTTTACTTGATGAAAAGGTATTCTACTGACTTTACCCACGGTCATCTTCCATTACCCTTGGACAGCATTCCCGTCCCAAAAGAGGAGGTGGAAAAATTACTTAACCTCACTGCTCAATTCAAACTTTAGAAATTCGTGTTTTAGCATGTTGGTGATGACTCAAAATGGATCTTGTGCTGTGTCATAGAGGGTCTGACTTCATCCATCCCATAATTGCATGTTCATATAGGTCTACTCGTTACTTGATGTTCTTTTGTTTTGTGCATTTCACAGTTTTACGGCTTGACTCCACCCTAGAATTGCTGTGGCTATGTGATGTGATTGGTAAAAGATACATGGAAATGCCAAATTCAGAGTTTTCTGATCTCCTTATGTTTCATTTCGCAGATGAGGAATCAGATGCTTCTTCAAATCAGTCTGCTCAAGGAAGCTTTCTGAATCTATTACCTCGGCAATTAGAAGTTTCGAAACGGGGGGAACCATGAAAAATGACTAATCTGTGCATAACTTCAGATGACTCTAGCAATTGCCGGACAGGATTAAGTTAATTATGACCGAATAGCTTCTGTTACAGCTGTTTTCGTTTTTGTACACCCAAAGTGTAAGTATGCATGATGAAGGCGTTTTGGCGTTTGTTACAGTTTGCATTTGGATTGGCTCGGCTTTGATCGTGATCTGTGTAAATTATCTCCagaaagtatatatatattcaattcTTTTTGGATAGTTGCAAAATGTGCAAGTCTTCTGGTTTTTTTCTGGTGCCAAAACTGTAGAGAACTGATACAATAGCCTGTTCTTGTAATTACCTTTCTTGATACAGCTTTAGTCATAGCAATACCAATCTTTAAGTTTACAAAGCTTTGAATTTTGGGCTCTTATATCTGATTATTCTCTGACTCTAGCTTTCTCTTTCTGATTGGTTCATACCGGCGAAAACAATTCATCACAGGTTTCTGTTCAATTAATGGCTATGTAGCTTTCCTTCGTCTGCAACCATGGACAAAAATCTGCAGATGTACCATGTTCTACTCCACAGGATAAATTATGAATGGTGACAAATGTCTGTGAAGGCTCAAGAATTGGAAGATTTATCCTATTGTGTCATaattaccctttttttttcttccctgcACCATGGAAGAGCGTTATGTTCTTTGTTCTTCCATTGTCTTATTGCTGCCTAGCTCATCAATTCAAGAATTGGTAGATGTTGAAGCAAGGGTCAATCAAGAATTGGTTTAGAGTTGAATACAATCCTGAAGAATTGAACTTTTCGaacaaatgcaatatattttcttcacaatttcaatattttttggATGAATTACCGTTACAATATGATACTCGAACTGATCAAATTCTTTGTTCTTCGTTAGTCAAATTTTGTTAAGATATTATTATAACTAACACTTAATTTTAACGTGATGATATTCACATTAATAACTCGCAAATATTCACATTGATGACCAAAAAATAGTGGGACGAACACTAAAATCTAgtgaaaattgaacaaaaaatcTCTAATTTATGGCTAATAAAAAGagttgaggaaaagaaaaaaaattctcaaaaactaGTATAAACCCGGCCCAAGGCCGAAGCAGCACTTTGGTCAATGCCATACTAGTAATCTACTAATCTCCGTTCTTCCCcatctttttctctctttcttcttttttggctCTCCAAAACCCCCAAATCATGCAGgtaaaaaaccctaaaatttatAGATAATTTTTCGATACAACAAAATTACCGTTAGATTCGATTCCAAAATCCATTTCGTCTTCTCCGTCAGCTTATTTTCATGAATTATTATGCAAAATCGAATTTTAATAACCCTAAATCCTTTCCTCTAAACCCTTCCCCTAAAACCCTAATCTTCCAATATTTTCCAATTGCATTCAATTTAATGATTTTTGTTCCCGTATGGGTGCAGGCGAGCGACAGGTTTAATATAAACTCACAGTTAGAGCATTTGCAAGCTAAGTATGTGGGCACTGGCCACGCCGACTTGAACAGATTGTAAGTTTGcaattctctcccttttttttgaCTGGATATGATTTATGATTTTTGGATTTGGTTTTAAATTTTGGAACTTTATAGTGAATGGGCAGTGAACGTTCAGCGGGATAGTTATGCATCGTATGTTGGGCACTACCCAATGCTAGCTTATTTTGCAATTGCAGAGAACGAATCAGTTGGTAGAGAACGCTATAATTTCATGCAGGTAAAGTTCTGCAATTTCAGAAAGATCGATTCTTgatctatttctttttctctggaTCACTTGGTGTTGATTTTGTTCCGTATGCTGCTTTGTCATTCTAACATCTTATTTTTGCCCACTTTAGAGGTGTAATTTAATTGATAACTGTTTCAGGAAATAACCAAGTTGCTAGGTTTGCggttctttctttccttttgttccCTGTCGTTTTAGTACGTAATATGTTGCTTCATGATTAATTAGGCCAGTTCATTTTGCCCTTTCTAAGCAAGGAGGGCGGTGCTTTTCTCTGTTGGGTTGCTTTACCTGTTTTTAGCTAGTAGTAAAGTGTCCCTTCTTGTTCGAAACATCAACTTTTCTCATGTTTTGTACTTAAAAATATGAGGTACATTGTGGGTAGTTGTGCAAGTTTGATAATACGACCTGGTGTTTAgtataaaagatgaaaagaatgacaaaaataaaaatcaagctAGCTGCTTTGAAATGATGAATGAAAGATCTAGTGGTAGCATCAAGTTGATGATTTCTTTTGAGTTTTTGATGTGCCTATCCGTTTCCTATATCCTATATCAAGCTGAATCACAGGTAATTAGAATTTTGTGAATATGGTCCACCTGTTATATTAAGGAAATGCTGGAGATGCAGGATTGCCACTTTGAAGGATTTAAAGTTACCTTATCTTGGagaattttgttttttccttgtcAGTTTTCGTGTGTGAAAAAATTTAATTGTTCTGTAGTACTCTTATTGTATTTCCTTAACTAAAACTAAGAGGACTGTTGGATTTGCTTCCCTGAATGTTGCAGAAAATGCTTTTGCCCTGTGGTCTCCCACCTgagagagaagatgattgagAATTGCAAAGTTCAGATTTTAGCATTGTCCTGCTGCATGTTTGGAAGCTGAGATACTATCTTTTGTTTATGATGTACTCAGTACAGCTTTAGGGATGTGATTTCTGTCACTGACAAGGGCATATGTATGATGTGTATCTTGAATTTTCATGGATGTTACTCTTAATGTAACCATTATAATTTGATGGGATACTTTGTTCTCCAATTGCCTTCTGGTTTCCAATGGCTGTGTTTGAGTCTTTTGGGTTTTATCTTTCATGTATGTTAGATTTTGTTCCAGGCAGCCACCTGATACAGCAGGAGAAATTTATGCCTTGATTAATTCGACTTTGGAGTTAGGGAGGTCATTGTCATCTGGATACTTATGGATACCAAATTAAGGATCTGAACCACCTAATCCGAGTTTTGGATGATCGGTAAGAAGGAAGAACATGAAATGGAAGAAACGCTTTCAGGTTTTAGTGTTTTTACCTCCATCAATGTCACATGGAGACATTGAGTTGGGAACAAATGCACCTGTTTGTATGTGTTTATTCTTTTTTGAGATTGTGGGATCCTTTTTGATAGTTGAACGTTGGAGAACCAGGGCATAATTAGTGGGGATAATTACTTGACGCACGATAAACATTGTGGCACATATGATCGGGAAAAATCACTTCTTGGGAGTTTTGCATTCCAatttccatttccatttccattcaactctttttttttttcagtaaaAGCCAAGTTGGAATTGGGGATGGTTTTGGAAATAATAATTTCTTTATAAAAGCATGAAGAAATTTACTTGAAGACGGCTTACAATAATTAACGAATTCATTAACAATTGTGCCTCGTGTGTGGTATGACTGTCCTTGAAGGTTCTTAGGAAGCCCATGGGGGCATACTCGGAAACAGAAAGCCTGCTGGGGAGGAGCATAGCCTCGCTCCCGTCCTACTCTCCAATGAAGCTCCAGCTTAGGCGGTTCAGTGTTGATGAACACAGAGCAGAAAGCCGCGTACGTACTTTAAATCAAATCTTCAATCTGTGAATCGTGTAATAAATGTTAAAACGAGCATAAAAGTTGAATCTTTATTAGTCCAATATTTCACAAATATTCCAGCAAAATCCCATGAGTACTTGCTATCAAAAGTCTCTGAGGGCTTTCCTCGAACACGAATCAGTCATCAAGACAAAGCACCAAGCAAAAGAACTCCATGCACGACTCATCAGAACAATGGCGCCAGTATCAGCAATTCTCAACTCTAAGATCATCTCCATTTACTCGAACTTTAACCTTTTACAAGATTCTTTAACTCTTTTCAACACTATTGATTCACCACAGCCCACAAAGGCCTGGAAATCCATCATTAAATGCTATGCTTCAAGCGGGCTTTTCTTGAATTCCTTGACTTCTTTTAATGAAATGAGGTCTGTCGGAAGAATCCCAGATAGAAATGTGTTCCCTTCTGTGTTAAAATCTTGTGTGCAATTGAGGGATCTAAGGCTTGGTGAGAGTGTTCATGGCTGTGTTATGAGGCTTGGCTTGGATTGTGATCTTTATACTGGGAATGCATTGATGAATATGTATGCCAAGTTGCAGCTTCCAAAGGCCCAACAGCCGTTTGATGAATTTCCTGAAAGAAAGAAGCAGGTAGGTAGCTTTAGAAATAGTTGGATGGGAATTAATCATCCAGATGAGGTTAATGTACATTTAATAAGTGGAGTTGGGTTGAAAGATATGACTGAAAAGCCTATAGAGATGGAAGCTTTAGGAATGGATACAGTAAGGAAAGTTTTCCAAACGATGCCAATAAGAGATGTTGTTTCATGGAATACGATTATTCAGGGAAATGTTCATGGTGGGCGCTATAAGGAAGCTTTGGGAATGTTAAGAGAAATGGGAAATTCTGACTTGATGCCTGATTCATTTACTTTGTCTACTGTGCTTCCTATCTTTTCTAAGTATGTTGATCTCAAGAAGGGAAAGGAGATCCATGGCTTTGCAATTAGACATGGGTTCGATGGAGATGGTTTCATTGGGAGCAGTTTGATTGATATGTATGCAAATTGTACCAGGGTGGAGGATTCATATAAATTGTTTAGTTTGTTACCTCAGTGTGATGCTGTTTCTTGGAACTCAATTATAGCAGCATGTGTACAAAATGGTAGGTTTGATGAAGGCTTGGAACTGTTCAGGCAGATGTTGAGGGCTGATATTGAGCCTCTGGGACATTCATTTTCGATAATAATGCCGGCTTGTGCTCATTTGACAACCCTAACTTTGGGGAAGCAGCTTCATGCATACATAATTAGGACAGGGAATGTTGAGAATTTATATGTAGCTAGCTCACTGGTGGACATGTATGCTAAATGTGGGAACATAAAAAATGCTTGGTGGATTTTTGATAACATGGAAATACAAGATTCAGTTTCCTGGACAGCCATGATTATGGGGTATGCAATGCATGGGCATGCTCATGATGCCATCTCATTGTTTGAGGAAATGCAGATGGCAGGAGTGCAGTCTAATTCTGTGGTCTTTGTTGCTGTTTTGACTGCTTGTAGCCATGCTGGATTGGTCAATGAAGCTTGGAAATATTTCAGCACTATGACTCAAAATCATGGGATTGCTCCTGAACTGGAACATTATGCTGCGCTTGCTGATCTTCTTGGTCGAGCAGGAAGACTACAGGAAGCTTATGACTTCATCTCTAGCATGCATATAAAACCAACAGGGAGTGTTTGGTCTGCACTATTGTCTGCTTGCCGAGTTCACAGAAATTTTGAAATGGCTGATAAGGTGGCTAAAGAAATATTTAAGATTGATCCCGAGTACACAGGTGCTTATGCTCTTTTGTCAAATATGTATGGTGCTGCTGGAAGTTGGAAAGAGGCTCAAAAAATAAGAATCACCATGAGACGAAAAGGCATGAAGAAGAAACCAGCTTGCAGCTGGATTGAAGTTAAGAACAAAGTACATGCTTTTGTGGCAGGAGATAAATCTCACTCATTTTATGGTCAGATAAATGAGGCTCTGCAAGATATTTTAGAGCAAATAGAGAACGAAGGTTATGTGCCTGACACAAGTGAGGTTCCACATGATGTTGATGAAGAGCAAAAGAGGTATGCTGTGAGCACTCATAGTGAAAGGCTAGCAATAGCATTTGGTATTATTAGCTCTCCTGCTGGGACAACCATTCGCGTGACAAAGAATCTTCGTGTATGTGTGGACTGCCATACAGCAATAAAGTTCATATCAAGGACTATGGGCAGGGAGATTATTGTCAGAGACAACATTCGTTTTCATCATTTCAAGGATGGTAATTGTTCATGTGGAGATTATTGGTGAGAAACTGTGTGATGGCATCAATCATGTAGATACCAGAAGTTTGTGTTTGTTATATTGTCAGTTGACGATCAAATCTGGAGTATCCTTGGGTGATAGATGGTGCTTATATGTAATTAACCATTATCTAAAGGTGGAGTGCATCCTTTTCTGGTTAACGCTGAGATTCTATGACCCTAAAGTCTTAGATGAGGTTGAATGCTTTAGTGGTGAAGGTCAGGGCACCTTTATCTTTTGCATTCAAGTAAATCTATAGCTAAGACAGAGCAGAGATTTCTAGTTTGCCCAAGTTTTTGACAAacccttttattgctttggtGGCTACTAGAAGGTGTTATGTATATATATCCAATCTCAAACCCTGGTAAGTGGGAAGGGAGTCAATCAACATGCCTGCTCAAACCTAATTTTATTTACTCATCAAACAGAAGTCTTCTGATAGCAATTATTGGAGAAACTTCTTCATATCATATTCTGGAGGGACATTTTTGGTACTATATCAGTATTGCTCATTAATGGATTTTTAGCTACTTGGATGTATATGCAAGGTGAGGGCAAAAGCTTTCACTATGAGGAGGTAAGCCCATTTATATCTGGCATACATGGTCTTATATAGCACTAGTAAGCATTTGTCTGAAGCTGAGTGTATTTGTGCTATCTGTGACTTGAATTTTGATTGTTTGTACAATTTGAGCTTAGATTGTTAATGACTGTTTTTTCATCTTCTACCTCAATTGGCGGGAAGTCTTTGTTGCATGTATATTGTGGCAAAGGATAATGTTTTATATATGACTGATGGATCATCCCGATAGTAATTATGTTGAAAGCTCCTGACTTTCTGGCTGTGATTTATTTGTGTAAACTAACGATGAATATTATTCAGAACTTACACCGATGGTAGGTTTTAGAAgttacctttttttcttttgagcattGAAATAGATAGTAGTTTTTAAGAGTTACATGGGATTGATATGCACTGCGTTCTCATGAAAGAAGGCTTTGTCAGTTTTAATTACTGCATATTATGTTATCACAGTCTTTTTGAGGAGTTTAAGGGTAATATTATTGAACATCATCTGTGGAAGGTTGATAAATTATGCGGAGGTCAGACTTCTGAGATGTAAGTCCCGCCTTGTTTATGTCAACTCTTTGTTCCACTGACATTTCAGTTATGGGGCTGTCATTTCCACTTACTGGAAAATTCAGTGGAAAGAGTAAAATTTACCTATGTGTTGCTTCAATAAGACAGAAGATTCAACTCTCTAATCTAGAAATTTAAAAAGGATCCAGCTAGAAAATGCTACTAACTGGATGTATGAAGCTTTAGACTTTCACTTTGAGAATTGGATTCGTTAAATGAAATTGATCGGATAACAGATAGAGCTTGATTGGCTTCATAATACGGGTTCACTCAGAATTTCAATATTTGGTTTAGTTCGgatattttcttaatttatttgGCAGTTCGCATAATGCTTAATGGATCTTGTGCATTGTTAATTAACTTTCATTTGGACAAGGATTTCATTCAGcgtttgttcattttctttttcactgGTGTGATTACAGAAAGTTCTGCTCCAGATTGAATCAGTAAAAAGAATTTCTAGCAGGTCAAGTGGGTAAATGAATTGATGACTAGCGGTCCTGCATGAGATCCCATTGTTATGGTCGTCTAGTGAATATTCTGGTGAAGATGTTCGAAGCTGGTATGTGGTGTCATACTCATGAGGCCAGAAAAGCATGTTCTACTGTGGATTGCTAATGTGGGGATGATTGTGACAACTTTACCAGTCTCAAACTCTCCTGGAAGACGTTCAGAATTGGTATATGGTTTCATATAACTTTTGTTCACGTATTGGAGAGCCAAATTTTCTCCTTCAACTGCTTTTTTTTGTGTTTCCAAATCAAGCATTATTCTGTTTCATTTCCATAATAATTGCTCTCATACTGTTAATATCTGCTGTTGTCCATTGTACAGTGAATTACCATTGCACTCGAGACATTTATATTGTCCGACTTGCTGATCATTTTAAACAGCCAGCAGGATGACTTTCAAGCAAAACCAACAACGAAATTCTTGGAGAAGAACCGTCGTAAAATGTtcagaaaaagataaaaaaaaaaaaaagaagaagaagacggtCTGCTACAAATCTGGAAGGCGAATGTAATTGAAGTTTCGATCTACTAGCATTGTAGCTGGATATATGTAGTTATATATGTTTATGCTCAGTATGTGTAGACTTTATGATGGATAAAGGACTTTCAACTTTGTTATGTCAATACATGGGGAAAGTGATGAATGATGTTCTCGTGTAGTTGCTCCAAGTTTAAGCTAGGTCATGATGGATTTCTGCCCTGTTTTCTATGCAAGCATATGAAGTGAATCCATCAAGCTAGCTATACTCTTCGAGCACAAGACAAATGTtcaaaattttctccattttagGTGGATCTTGCTTCAGTTTCCATTGACCATAACCTTATATTTCTAGCTTTGGCCTTCATAATAAAGAGGTCCTGCACAaagaagaaagtgaagaagGCAAGGGGCTAAGCAAACACTGATGATATATGCACCTCTTTAGCGTCAATGTTGTGTCCTATTTTAGTGGATATTCCAAAGAGAACCAGAAGAACAATAATTCTGCACAAAGGGATCTAATTGACTACATTAAGCTTGAATCAAGAAATGAACTGATTATTCTCGAGGTCACTTGGGTCAcctacttttcttttttcctgtcTGGTGGCATGTGAAAGCAACATCTCAGATATGGACATAGTTAAAGTCACCAAAAGGTGTTTCAGAGATTAATTCTCAGCCTAGATTAAGAGGAAAAgggcagaaaaagaaaatatagcagtgaaaaaaaaaagtttcattcTACATTGTAATCTTCAACTTCTCACCAAAATCTTGAAGTCTAGCCAGTGGTCTCCCTCCTCTAAGAAGGTTAGGCAGGCTGTGGAAGGTGAGACAAAAGTTGGCTCCTGGCAAGTCAGTGATCATCTTCAGTTTTATGTCtttagttttattgt
This Coffea arabica cultivar ET-39 chromosome 3e, Coffea Arabica ET-39 HiFi, whole genome shotgun sequence DNA region includes the following protein-coding sequences:
- the LOC113734302 gene encoding uncharacterized protein At4g14342, which codes for MQASDRFNINSQLEHLQAKYVGTGHADLNRFEWAVNVQRDSYASYVGHYPMLAYFAIAENESVGRERYNFMQKMLLPCGLPPEREDD
- the LOC113734303 gene encoding putative pentatricopeptide repeat-containing protein At3g23330, with the protein product MSTCYQKSLRAFLEHESVIKTKHQAKELHARLIRTMAPVSAILNSKIISIYSNFNLLQDSLTLFNTIDSPQPTKAWKSIIKCYASSGLFLNSLTSFNEMRSVGRIPDRNVFPSVLKSCVQLRDLRLGESVHGCVMRLGLDCDLYTGNALMNMYAKLQLPKAQQPFDEFPERKKQVGSFRNSWMGINHPDEVNVHLISGVGLKDMTEKPIEMEALGMDTVRKVFQTMPIRDVVSWNTIIQGNVHGGRYKEALGMLREMGNSDLMPDSFTLSTVLPIFSKYVDLKKGKEIHGFAIRHGFDGDGFIGSSLIDMYANCTRVEDSYKLFSLLPQCDAVSWNSIIAACVQNGRFDEGLELFRQMLRADIEPLGHSFSIIMPACAHLTTLTLGKQLHAYIIRTGNVENLYVASSLVDMYAKCGNIKNAWWIFDNMEIQDSVSWTAMIMGYAMHGHAHDAISLFEEMQMAGVQSNSVVFVAVLTACSHAGLVNEAWKYFSTMTQNHGIAPELEHYAALADLLGRAGRLQEAYDFISSMHIKPTGSVWSALLSACRVHRNFEMADKVAKEIFKIDPEYTGAYALLSNMYGAAGSWKEAQKIRITMRRKGMKKKPACSWIEVKNKVHAFVAGDKSHSFYGQINEALQDILEQIENEGYVPDTSEVPHDVDEEQKRYAVSTHSERLAIAFGIISSPAGTTIRVTKNLRVCVDCHTAIKFISRTMGREIIVRDNIRFHHFKDGNCSCGDYW